TTGATGAACGAGGCCGGAAGGACCGCAGGCGGCCAGCGCCGTTACTTTGAAAAGGACCTCGACCGGCTGGCTTTCATCCGGCACTCACGCCAGCTCGGATTTTCGCTCGACTCCATCCGGGAGCTGCTGGACCTCTCGGACAACCCGTCCCAATCCTGCGCGGAGGCGGATTCGATCGCGCGTCGGCAACTCCACCAAGTCGAACAGCGGATCAAGCGTCTGCAAGCGCTTAAGAAGGAATTGAAACGCATGGTCGCCGAGTGCGACGGTGACAGCGTTGCGGAGTGCAAGGTTCTGGAGGTCCTTCGAGACCATGCGGAATGTCTCACCGAGCACGACGAGATTGGGGCTTGAACGCCGCAATTGCCTATCCGCTGGCTGCTGTCGCGGAGATCAGCGGGTGTTTCGCCATCTGGGCGTGGTGGCGTCTTGGGGCATCACCGCTCTGGCTCGCACCCGGCATAATCGCGCTCGCGCTTTTCGGCTGGTTGCTGGCGCAGGTCGAAACCAGCGCAGCGGGCCGCGCTTTCGCAGCCTATGGCGGCATCTACATCGGGGCCTCCATGCTCTGGATGTGGTTCGTCGAGGGCGAGCGACCTGACAGATGGGACTTCATAGGGACGTCCATCTGTTTGATCGGTGCCGCGATTATTCTTTCGGTGCCCAGAGGGACGTAAATAAGCTATTTTGGATCTATAGTCGCTAGAGGTTCTATATATCTTTTTGACAGCTTCATCCGAAGAGGGCGTTTCTGCCCCCTTCCTTAGAAATCGGAAGGTTTGCCAGTTCGATGGTCGAAAGCGAATTCAGCGGGAAGAATGAAAAAGAGCGCCAGACGCTCTGGATTGTTCTCGGTCTCAATCTCGCAAT
The genomic region above belongs to Sulfitobacter sp. M39 and contains:
- a CDS encoding YnfA family protein, whose translation is MSHRARRDWGLNAAIAYPLAAVAEISGCFAIWAWWRLGASPLWLAPGIIALALFGWLLAQVETSAAGRAFAAYGGIYIGASMLWMWFVEGERPDRWDFIGTSICLIGAAIILSVPRGT
- a CDS encoding MerR family transcriptional regulator: MLAIGTLSRRTGTKVQTIRYYEEIGLMNEAGRTAGGQRRYFEKDLDRLAFIRHSRQLGFSLDSIRELLDLSDNPSQSCAEADSIARRQLHQVEQRIKRLQALKKELKRMVAECDGDSVAECKVLEVLRDHAECLTEHDEIGA